The genomic region ACCAGAGCCTGCACACCACCGTGATCGGCCCTCATGGGGAACCGTTCGAGATCCAGATCCGCACGTGGGAGATGCACCGCACGGCCGAGTACGGCATCGCGGCGCACTGGCGGTACAAGGACGGCAAGACCGACCCGGACTTCGACAAGAAGCTCGCGTGGCTGCGCGAGGTCCTGGAGTGGCAGCGCGAGACGAAGGACGCCACCGAGTTCATGGAGAGCCTCAAGATCGACCTGTTCTCGGACGAGGTCTTCGTGTTCACGCCGCGGGGCGACGTGATCGGGCTGCCGACGGGCGCCGGGCCGCTGGACTTCGCGTACCGCATCCACACGGAGATCGGGCACCGCTGCGTCGGGGCGCGCGTCAACGGCCGCATGGTGCCGCTGGACACGGCGCTGCAAAACGGCGACATCGTCGAGATCATCACGCACCCGAACGGCCAGCCGTCGCTGGACTGGCTCAACCTCGTGAAGACCTCGACGGCCAAGAATCGCATCCGCCAGTGGTTCAAGCGCGCGCGCCGGGAGGAGAACCTGGAGCGGGGCAGGGAGCTCGTGCAGAAGGAGCTGCGCCGCCTGGGGCTCAACCCGGCTCAGGCGTGGAAGGACGAGTGGCTGGAAGAGGCCCGGAAGAAGCTCAACGTGCAGTCCGTGGAGGACATGCTCGTCGCGGTCGGGTACGGCGGCATCGGCGCGGCGCAGGTGGCGGCGCGTATCAAGGAGTGCCACCGCCGCGAGGAGCTGGCCGCGGCGCCGCTGGAGGCGCTCCAGCCGTCGCGCAAGGCCGAGTGGGGCAAGCCGTCGGGCGGCGTGCGCGTGAAGGGCATCGACAACGTGCTCGTGCGTTTCCCGCGGTGCTGCAATCCGGTGCCGGGGGACCGCATCGTCGGCTACATCACGCAGGGGCGGGGCGTGTCGATCCACCACGCCGGCTGCCCGAACGTGAACGAGCACCTGCGCCACCGCGACCGCCTCATCGAGGTTACGTGGGACGAGGTCGACGCCTCGTACTACCCGGTGGAACTGGCGATGGTCGGCGTCGACCGGCCCGGCCTGCTCTCCGACGTGGCGCAGGTGATCAGCGAGATCCGCGTCAACATCCTCTCGGCCTCGGCGCGCAGCAAGCACGACGGCACGGCGGTCATCGACGTCGTCCTCGCCGTGCGCGACCTGGATCAGCTCGACTACATCCGCCGGCGCCTCCTGAAGATCCGCGACGTGTACTCCGTGGAGCGCGCCGTGCACCGGGCGGCGCGCTGATGCGGGCGGTCGTGCAGCGCTGCTCGCGGGCGGAGCTGCGCGTCGGAGGGGAGCGGCGCGCGGCCATCGGGCCGGGATTCGTCGTGCTGGTCGGCGTCGCGACGGACGACACGCATGATGACGCCGACTACATCGCCGACAAGGTGGCGCACTTGCGCGTGTTCGAGGACGAGGACGGAAAGATGAACCGCTCCCTCCTCGAGGTGAACGGCGCGGCGCTCGTCGTGTCGCAGTTCACGCTGTACGGGGACGCGCGGCGGGGGCGACGGCCGTCGTTCATCGCGGCCGCCGGCGGCGAGACGGCGCGGTCGCTGTACCAGCGCGTGGCGGACAGGCTGTCGGAGCTCGGCGTCCACGTGCAGACCGGCGTGTTCGGGGCGCACATGGAGGTCGACTTCGTCAACGACGGCCCGGTGACCATCCTCCTCGACAGCCGCAAGACGTTCTGACTCGATCCGCCGAGGTTGTGACATTGGAGGCTGCAGCCACGTGTATCCCTGGATCGTGCTCGCCGTGACCACCGTCTTCGCCGTGCAGGTTTCCCGCCAGGCCCTGCGATCCCGCGCGCGCCACTCCGTCTTCTGGGCCGTGTCCCTGGTCATGGCGGCGCTCGCCACCGCCGCGTACATCGTGGCAGCGGGCGCCGGCAACCCGTGGGCGTTCCGCGTCTACTACGCCCTGGGGGCCGTCGCCATGGCGGCGTACATGGGGCTCGGCAGCCTGCACCTGCACTGGAGGCGCCACGCCTCGCGCGCCGCGAATGCGGTCACATGGCTTGTCGTCGCCGTCTCCGCCGCCGGCATCGGGCTGACCATGGTCCTGCCGGTGGACACGACGGAACTGCTGTTGCTGAACGGCGGACCCGGTACGGGCGTGATCCGCCACGAAGGGTGGCTCGGCGCCGTGTGGCTCGTGGACCTCATCCTGCTGAACACCTTCGG from Clostridia bacterium harbors:
- a CDS encoding bifunctional (p)ppGpp synthetase/guanosine-3',5'-bis(diphosphate) 3'-pyrophosphohydrolase, with product MTVVELEDRVARYQRNADRDLIDRAYHFSRRAHEGQRRRSGEAYIEHPLAVAGILAELELDDVTIAAALLHDVVEDTSVTIEDVRREFGDEVAELVDGVTKLERLSFRSHAEEQAENVRKMFLAMARDIRVILIKLADRLHNMRTLAAMPREKQIKTAQQTLEIYAPLAARLGIFRVKWELEDLALRYLKPEVYRDLARRIPQKRAEREAYAQVIIAALREKLEEAGIKADIDGRAKHFYSIYNKMQKGRDLSEIYDLVAVRVIVNDIRDCYAVLGIVHAMWKPLPGRFKDYIATPKQNMYQSLHTTVIGPHGEPFEIQIRTWEMHRTAEYGIAAHWRYKDGKTDPDFDKKLAWLREVLEWQRETKDATEFMESLKIDLFSDEVFVFTPRGDVIGLPTGAGPLDFAYRIHTEIGHRCVGARVNGRMVPLDTALQNGDIVEIITHPNGQPSLDWLNLVKTSTAKNRIRQWFKRARREENLERGRELVQKELRRLGLNPAQAWKDEWLEEARKKLNVQSVEDMLVAVGYGGIGAAQVAARIKECHRREELAAAPLEALQPSRKAEWGKPSGGVRVKGIDNVLVRFPRCCNPVPGDRIVGYITQGRGVSIHHAGCPNVNEHLRHRDRLIEVTWDEVDASYYPVELAMVGVDRPGLLSDVAQVISEIRVNILSASARSKHDGTAVIDVVLAVRDLDQLDYIRRRLLKIRDVYSVERAVHRAAR
- a CDS encoding D-tyrosyl-tRNA(Tyr) deacylase; amino-acid sequence: MRAVVQRCSRAELRVGGERRAAIGPGFVVLVGVATDDTHDDADYIADKVAHLRVFEDEDGKMNRSLLEVNGAALVVSQFTLYGDARRGRRPSFIAAAGGETARSLYQRVADRLSELGVHVQTGVFGAHMEVDFVNDGPVTILLDSRKTF